Sequence from the Fulvivirga ligni genome:
AGTGAAGTCTTTAGTGAACTTGGTGATCCAACCCAGACCAGCCTCAAGAGGAGAGGTAGTGTCATCTATGTCATTTCCATAAAGGCAATATCCCATTTCCATTCTTAAAGTATCTCTGGCACCTAATCCGATAGGCTGAATGCCTTCTGGCTCTCCAGCTTTAAGGATTTCGTTCCATATTTTTTCTGCGTCAGAATTTTTCACGTAAATCTCAAATCCACCTGCACCTGTATAACCGGTAGCCGACATGATTACGTCAGTTACACCACCGAACATACCTACTGTGAAGTGATAAAATTTGATAGCTGAAAGATCAGTTGTAGTTAGTTTTTGAAGCACTTGAACAGCCTTTGGTCCTTGCACTGCGAATAGAGACATGTCATCAGATATGTTAGTCATATCCACACCTTCAGTATTGAATTTAGAAATCCAATTCCAGTCTTTTTCTATATTAGAGGCATTCACTACAAGCATATACTCTTCCTCAGCCATTTTGTAAACCAGAAGGTCATCTACAATACCGCCGTCTTCATTGGGCAGGCAAGAATACTGAGCCTGACCAATAGTAAGCTTTGAAGCATCATTGCTGGTCACGCTCTGGATCAGGTCTAATGCCTTTGGTCCTTTAAGCATAAATTCACCCATGTGCGATACATCAAAAATACCCGCACCTGTTCTCACCTTCACATGCTCCTCTATGTCTTTCGTGTATCTTACAGGCATGTTATAACCTGCAAATGGAACCATTTTGGCTCCTAGCTTTTCGTGTATATCGTTAAGCTGTACTTTTTTTAATTCCATGGATTTTAATTTAAGGCCTTAGGCCAGGGTTAAAAATTTGCTTCCTCTTCTGCCACCTGTTTTACCAGCTGGTTATAATCATTTACAAAGTTTTGAAAAGCCTTATCAGAGATGAGAGGCTTTAAATCTTCCATGCTTAGCTGAGCATAATTGTCTAGCTGAACACGCGCGCACTGCAAAATATATGCTTTTAAAAGCTTTACTGATCTAGGATTGATCTCAATAGCATTGATCAAAATATTATAAGCTTCAAACTTATCACTTACATTTAAGAAGTTTGCTGCCGCAATAGTTGCCTCTTCTTTAAATGGATTCATATAGGCAATCAGTTTGTAGTTTTCAGCAGCCTTGGTGGTATCTCCACTGGCTTCACTTACTAACCCACTGAAATAATGCTTTTCTATTGCGTGCTCCTTGTCAAATTCAATGCCTTGGTTAATCTTGGTGGCCAATCCGCGAACGTTGCCTTGTGCAGCCAGCATGTTGAGCTCAAACCATTGTATCTTGTCAAATAGAGTCTTGTCAGTGATTTGTAAGCCGGCAACAGAAGCATAGATATCAATGGCAGCTTCATTTAAGTCCTTCTTCCAGAGCTTGTTAGACATATCTAAAATAGCCTGACCTTTGTAGTTGGCATCTGTAATATTGTCAATCAGACCTTTAAAGAGAGTAGTGTCTTTATAACTAAGCTGATACCTGAGGAATAAATACTTTTTATTGTCCGGTAAATCAGAAAAACTCTGCTGTGGATTGAGTATCTCTAACATCATTTTGGCTATCTCACGAGTGCCTTCTGGTCCGGTAGAAGATAATTTAACCCATTCTTCCATAGCTTGCGGAATGTGGCTGGCTTCTGTTAAAGCAATAGCTTTGTTGAATGGAGCATCTTTGAAGAACCTTTCTGAAGCCCAGGAGAAATGATCAATAGCCGTTTCTGATGCTCCTTGCTCCAGAGCCCATAAGCCCAAAGTATTAAAGAATTTACCTCCCTGGATAGGACTGTTGTTAGCCAACCAGTTAAGTTTTCTAAAAGCCTGAGTGATATTGTTTTGCTTGTACCAATTGATGCTAAGTCCGAAAGAAAGCATCTCATAAGCCTCAGCATTTTCTGGTCGACTGGCTAAGCTTAAAATAGGTTTGCTGCTAAGGGAGTCAGTAGCAAAAAGCTGATTGAAACTCTGGTTGTATAAAACGGAAGCTTCTAAAAATGAAAGGCTTGAGTCTTTCGGCCAGTAGTCAGATGAGAAATGATCTCTGTTCTGATTGTAAAGTGCCAATTCATTATTCATAGCAATAAGATCTCCCTTACTATCCCAATCACTAAAAATAGAGTCAAGATCTATATCTAATTTGTTTTTAGCCAACAATGCTACCAGGTTGCTTTGCGCCGTCTTGGCAGTGATCTCGTAGTTGGTGGCTTTTTCAATATAGAAAGATGCAGTGTCTACAATGTTGGTTTTAGCGTAAACTATACCGAGGTTGTTCTCTAGTCTGGGATTGTTAGGAAGTTTAGCATTACCTTCATTCAAAGTGAATAGAGCATCAAAGAAGTTGCCTTGAGTAAGATACAGATTGCTTAAGTTGGCGTATGCCTGAGGTGAAGGGTTTTTAGCTATTGCTGTTTTGTAGTTGATAGCCGCATTAATATCATCTCCTCTCTTTTCGGCCAGGTTGGCTAGCATATAGTGAGATTTATGATTCTGATAACCATAAAAAGCTCCTTGCTTGTAGTAGGTGTCAGCCAGTGGAAATTCACCATTAATGTAGTGCATGTCAGCTATGCTGTTATAATATGCTGAGTAGCCTTTATGCACATAGATGCTCCATCCTGCTGTGAATACTAATGCAGCACAGGCAATAAGGCCCGCAAAGCAATAAGTGAAATACGGCATATTGCTAGGCTTGTAAAGCACTTTGTACACTTGCATATTTTTGCCTAGTGGCTCTATAAAATTGCTGGTGATGTAAACCAGGAAAATCACGCCAAATCCCAAATGAGCATATATGATAACATCTTCGATAACATATAATGCGGGATCATTAAAAGTAGCCGTGAAATGTGCTATAGTGGCAAAGCATACCACAAACATGATGATGAAAATCAAAGCTCCATTTACTGAAGCCCCTAAAATATTGGCAAATTGAGCAGCTCTTCTCTGGAATCCCCAAATGCCTATGATGGCAGAAACCGCTAGTAGTAAATAGGTATTGATATAGACAATGTTCCAATCAATAATACCTCTGTCATGCAAATAGAGCAATAACACGTTGATCAGGTAAATAGAACTGATCAGGTAGAAATGAGTTAATGAGTTTTTGGAGCTGGCACTGTTTGATCTGGTAAGTAGATAAACAAAACTAGCAATGATCTCATGCGAGACCATGATGATGAAAACCAGTGACACTAACAGCGGGTTGATTATGCCATAAACAGACATGTAAAGGAACGGAGTGTTCACTTCAGCTGTATAGTAAATAATCGCTCCGAGCACTAAAGTGATAAGAGTGAAGGTGGCTAATCGTGTTAGAAACGAGAAGCTATCGTTAATTTTATTAAAGAAATAGGCCGCTGAAAAATATATAAGAATGGTGCCTATTAGTCCCCACTTTTGAGAACTCCCGAAGAGTAGCAGCACTTCAAATTTAAAATTGACCAAAAGGCCGAGGAATACAGTAAGACCCACGAAAAACCAGAAACTTGGTAAGTCAGATACTACTGTAATGAAAATAACCATCCCAATAATGGTAATGGCAAACAGTAAATAATAAGACGTGGGAGAATATAGAGCCTCTGAACCAGTGAAATTCTGAAAAAACAGAATGTTATCATCGGTGGTGTTCAGGGTAAAAGGCCCTAGTTTAAAAGAGTCTATGAGGGTGCTGATACGTTCAGTCTTGGCCATGGTGTCCCAGCCAATAATTCCTTCTGTACCAATAAAATAGTTGTAGCCAAACCAAACTAATGTGCCTGCTGCCATCAGTAAAAGCAGAAGGTAT
This genomic interval carries:
- the gcvT gene encoding glycine cleavage system aminomethyltransferase GcvT yields the protein MELKKVQLNDIHEKLGAKMVPFAGYNMPVRYTKDIEEHVKVRTGAGIFDVSHMGEFMLKGPKALDLIQSVTSNDASKLTIGQAQYSCLPNEDGGIVDDLLVYKMAEEEYMLVVNASNIEKDWNWISKFNTEGVDMTNISDDMSLFAVQGPKAVQVLQKLTTTDLSAIKFYHFTVGMFGGVTDVIMSATGYTGAGGFEIYVKNSDAEKIWNEILKAGEPEGIQPIGLGARDTLRMEMGYCLYGNDIDDTTSPLEAGLGWITKFTKDFTNSEALKAQKEEGVTKKLVGFKMEDKGIPRKDYEIHDSEGKVIGKVTSGTMSPTLGQGIGLGYVEKEFATSGSEIFISVRNKALKAVVNKLPLI